From the genome of Rathayibacter sp. VKM Ac-2804:
GCGGAGAGTGCTCGACGGGCCGAACTCGGCGCCGCTCTCGATCATCACGCCGATGCGATCGGTGCGCTGGGTGACGAGCGAGCGGGCCGCGATGTTGGGGCGGTAGTCGAGCTCGGAGACGGCCTCGAGGACCTTCTGCCGGGTCGACTCCTTGATGTTCGGGTGCCCGCTGAGCACCCGGGAGACCGTCATGTGCGAGACGCCGGCGACCGCGGCGACATGCCGGAGGTTGGGCCGATCGGCCATGGCGCGGACCTCCTCCGCTCCCCTGCGGGAGAGCCGTGCACCCTCGGTGCGGGCGGGATGACGAGGGCTCGACATCGCGGGTCCGATCAGCATAGCCAAGCGGGGCCCGGGGCACCGCAGTCGGCCGCCTCCCGGGCGGCAGTGCTCAGTCCGCGACGTCCAGCATCAGCGTGCGCGCCTCGGGCTCGCTGCCGGCGGAGCGGACGGTGAGTAGGCCCGCGCCCGCGTCCCAGCTCGTGTCCCAGGCGGGCAGCCCGGCGGGGAAGGCCGTCCGCACCCGGACCGCGCGGCCGAGCAGGCCAGGGAAGGCGAGGGTCATCTCGCCCGGCTCGTCGCCGCGGTCCCAGAGCGAGAGGACGACCGAGCCCGTGGCGCCCGGTGCCCGGAGCGCCGATGCGACCCAGCGGTCGGTCCAGCCGGGCAGGCCGAGCGGCCAGAGCGGCACCGAGGCGATCAGGTGCGGCCGCAGCTCCGCGGCCGTCCGCACCGCCTCCGCGACGAGGGAGCGCTGCTCCGCCGTCATCCTGTCCAGGTGCCCGGTCAGGTGGAAGCGGCCCGCGAGCCCCGTCACCAGGGTGAAGGCGATCGCCTCGTCGCTCATCTCCGGCTGCGGGCAGGCCCAGTTCGCGGCCTGCTCGGGCAGCATCGAGAGTGGTGCGGCGGCGGCGATGGTCGGAGCGAGCAGCGGATCCTCCTGGTCGGAGGTCGACTGCAGCTGCATCCGGGCGAGCAGGGCGGAGTCGGCGCGCATGGCTCCCGAGGCGCAGTTCTCGAGCACCAGCCGCGGGTGGCGGTCGAGGACGCCGTCGATCCAGTCGAGGTGCGCGCGGGCGTGCCCGAGCAGCCCGGCTCCGGCGCTCGACGCCGCGCGGTCGGTGCCCGGCCCCGGGTCGATGTTGTAGTCGAGCTTGAGGTAGCCGATGCCGAAGTCGCGCACGAGGCGGTCGACCGTCTCGTCGAGGTGCGCGCGGGCCGCAGGATGGCGCAGATCGAGGTGGAACCGGCCGCTCTCCTCCACTCGGACGCCCGATCGGGAGAGGAACGCCTCCTCCGGCAGGGTCCGCGCGAGGGGGCTGCCGGTGCCGATCACCTCGGGCTCGAGCCAGAGGCCGGGCACCATGCCGTGGCCGCGGATCGCGTCGACGACCTCGCCGAGGCCGCCGGGGAAGCGCCGGGTCGACGGCGTCCACTCACCCACCGTGTCCCACCAGGACTCGGTGTCGG
Proteins encoded in this window:
- a CDS encoding alpha-galactosidase; translated protein: MAPAHPLFWRAARLELEFRHSPEAPVSLARLVAGELEICFDRPLPLVGILTAGRGHVTSTDRLVQTAIGDSLRYVSHESEPGVALRIVSASDDGLRATTVLEALDGALRVSTEVENTGDRRILLTAVTSWAMPLGTRLDVGAAADPAADWELLEGRSEWLGEGRWQARELRGLLPDLHPEHTAQPPRESVVRTATGTWSTGGTLPLMALRSRRQDVTWLCEVAHSGPWRWEVGEQIDDAYLAVSGPTDRDHQWSQLLAPGESFTSVPALLAVGTDLEHAAAALTRAKRAARRAHPDDRRPALVYNDYLNTLVGDPTTERLLPLVAAAAEVGAETFCIDAGWYADTESWWDTVGEWTPSTRRFPGGLGEVVDAIRGHGMVPGLWLEPEVIGTGSPLARTLPEEAFLSRSGVRVEESGRFHLDLRHPAARAHLDETVDRLVRDFGIGYLKLDYNIDPGPGTDRAASSAGAGLLGHARAHLDWIDGVLDRHPRLVLENCASGAMRADSALLARMQLQSTSDQEDPLLAPTIAAAAPLSMLPEQAANWACPQPEMSDEAIAFTLVTGLAGRFHLTGHLDRMTAEQRSLVAEAVRTAAELRPHLIASVPLWPLGLPGWTDRWVASALRAPGATGSVVLSLWDRGDEPGEMTLAFPGLLGRAVRVRTAFPAGLPAWDTSWDAGAGLLTVRSAGSEPEARTLMLDVAD